Within the Papaver somniferum cultivar HN1 unplaced genomic scaffold, ASM357369v1 unplaced-scaffold_132, whole genome shotgun sequence genome, the region cctcaattccgtaaaaaccagcaaattgtttttgccccatctacagattggcgaccacagtgggagatcattctctcggttgcaatctcaacttttcacaagatggttggtcttaggtcttcATCAGAAGCTCCAAACCCTAACCAGAGTATTTCAAATGGCGACATTCCTCACGCTCGTCCGAACGACTCTGGTAATATTCGTCACTCCTATTTTACTACTCCTTTTACCTCTATTGATGCGTTCGACGGAGAAATACCATCATTGGATGAATTGGCACGGAGGCAAGAAATTCTGACTAGGAGCATCAATCGATTGGAGGCAATCGATGAACTCTTCAATTGTATGGTAGAATTGACAAAACTCTTGGGAGCAGAAGTGGTAGATCATCCCAGCGTTACTGCCAACGATACCTCTCAAACCAACAACTTCACTACTTACGAAAAGCCAGTGGACCAAGAAGTTGCACATCTGATCGAAAGTTTATGTGAGCTTCTACACTTCTCCAGAGATCAACGTACGAGTACATTCgctgcactcaaccagatatcgtcAGACATACCTCTGACTCCGTCGTGCCTAACAGCTGAGGAAACACCCGTGATGTCTGACCattcaatcaacaacatcacttttggaaaAGAAGACCGCATGGCAGACGAAGGACACAATCGAGCCATGTACGTGACTGGCTTCATCAGAGGCTACGTATTCTAGAGATCCCTCGTTGATACAGGTGCTTCTACAAATattatcactatgaagactctcaagacgACCAGATTCCCACAACACAAGATTGTCCGGCACCCTATCCTGATGACAGTCTTTGAAGGAAGTCAGATCCAtatatatgggtatgcatacatcGATTTGAAGGTAGGCCTATTCAGTCAAAACTCAAGTTCCATGTGATCGAACAAGCGCCCGACTATTACATGATACTTgggcgcccatggctccatgataacaaggtggtcccTTCCACATACCATCAATTCATGAAGGCACTATtcaacaacaagatcgttcgcatcccAGCTttgtcatctccttatgctcatGTCTACGatgctgagttccttgaatctcaaaagagTATCCCGGAGCCTCCAAGCAAGGTTTGCAGCATCCCACTTCCACGTTGGAAGGCTATTGAAAAAGTCGCTGACAAGCCATCACCCTCGGATGCTAAGGCGATTAAGTCATCTACTACACCGGTTAAACGCCGTAATGATCAGGTTTCAACTCCAAGATCAAACTTCATAACCCGCCGTGATGCGGAGGGGAGGATCGTTTATCGCAGACgggaagattagcaattaatcggggagaacgatgaaaagtctccccaccctgaagaatcgtgtcagaacGAACTGTCACTCGAAGAATAGGTTCAAGACTCCCCACGACAATTACAAGACGACACTGAATCTACCAACGATGATATCGAGACAATCAATATTGGGACTGAGGATGATCCAAGGTCGTTCCTGATTAGTTCAACATTGTCATCATAGGAGCGGGCGGTGTTGATAAAgctgttgaaagaatatcaagatgttttCGCCTGGACGTATGGGGAATGCCCGGTCTAGAAGACAAACTGGTCACCCACCACCTGCACATTGTTCCtggctccaaagctgtcaaacaaccgcctaggaaatttagacacgaagtcgaggagcaaatcaaagtcGAGATCTAGAAACTACTAGCAACAggattcatcaagcctattcaacatccaacgtggcTGGCAAATGTTGTTcccgtcaagaagaaaaatggtcaaatcagatttTGCGacgatttcaggaacctgaaatgttgtccaaaggatgattttcctctacacaacattgatatgctcgtcgacgCAACTAGtggccacggtatgttctcattcatggatggttttaccggatacaaccaaatcaagatgtatgagcatgatgccAACAAGACTGTAtttcgtactcccattgggaacttccactacactgtgatgccctttggattaaagaatgcaggtgccacttatcaacgagccatgactgccatattccacgacatgatgcacaaacaagtggaagactacgtcgatgatgtggtggtaaaatcgaagactcgaacgTCTCACCTCGAAGTCTTGAGACAAGTATTCgagagatgcagagaatacaaaataaagataaatcctTTGAAGTGCGTTTTTGGTGTTTCCTCTGGAAAGTTTTTAGGATTCCTAGTCACATCCGAAGGAATCAAAGTTGATCCGGACAAGAGGAAAGCTatcaccaccatgcctcctccacgcaccgtgaaggaactacagagttttatgggcaaggtaaattatcgACGCTTTATTCCtggattggctcaactcattgcctcattcacccctctactgaagaaaggagcaagtttcaccTGGACAGCCGTTCAACAAGAAGCCTTCCATAAGATACAAGATATTGTCACGCTGTCATGAAGTCTCCAGTACAGGGACGAcccctgattctttacacagcctccagtgacgttgcTATCGGAGCACTCcttgctcaggaagacgacgaaggcatcGAACGACCaatctactacttcagccgcacaatgagagacgctcaactccgatatccaaaggctgaAAGGGCATGTCTAGCAttagtacatgcaatccagaagttcaggcaCTATTTACTGTCCAACAGGGTCGTACtcgtctccaaagctgatcctataaagttctgctatcaaagccagccttgatagggagaccagcgaagtggctactccagatgtcagaatttgacatagcttgcacgcctcCTAAAGCGATCAAAggccaagcagttgcagacttgctcgctgcttttccaggagaagataCGACAACATTACACGAGGATGTACCCGGTGAATTTCCAGATATCTTAGTtatcaaagaagaaacatggcttctatactttgatggatccgccatcCCTAGcaatgacaccggaggagcgggcatagtgctggtgtccccatctggtgaagttttctcacattcgttcaagttggatttccactgcaccaacaattcagcagaatatgaagccttcttaTTAGGATTGtccctggccaagcaagcaggagcgacACACCTTGAAATAAGAGGAGATTCAAAGTTActggtcaatcagatgaatggagcATACTCTCTCAAGGAAATCACGCTCGCTCCATtccgaaccgaagctcagcgactattaactcattttgtgatgccacgatcgtccatactggacggaccaaCAACAGGCATGCCgactgcctagcaactctcgcttcTAAGCTGCAGTTCGAAGGGGAGAGAAAacaatcactgtacagaggcgtactgtGTCGTCTACCTGGCTCACTCAAGTCGAAGACATTTCAAcagacgattggcgagcacccatcattcatgaattgagcagctctatttcagaaggcaaaatcagcctcaaagaattgaagaattATTTCCTGCTTCACGGGGCTGTATtaccgaaaccctgatggatccctATCACGGTGCCTTGGaaacgacgaagcggaagaacaactcaagcgcatacatgaagaaatctgcggacaAACACTAgtagtaacactttacagaaggcttcaGAGGGCAGGATACTactggccttccatggaagctcaaGCAAGGgtctacaaggatcttgtcccaattgtcagacacctcccatcacttagaggttttgacagtccacaacactggggactggagggagccttacatcaaacatctccgggacaacgaactaccaacagaaaagaagcaagcagtcaaactcattcagagagctaagagatttgtctttcttgacgggatcttataccgcaaaagctttggtgggaatttactgagatgTTTAGCTGAacatgaaatcccaacaattctgaaggaaatgcacgatggagaacatcaaggaaagagaaaattatttcttcaagtccatgagaaatattactggccgaccatggaagacgatgcagctgcatacgttcagaggtgtcaccaatgccaaatccatggtaatcttatccacactccttgtctcccgttgaattctgtgaatagtccatggcccttctacagctggggactggatatcatcgggaagatcaatccagcatcttcaaagcagcatgaatacatcatcactgcaactgagtatttcaccaagtgggttgaagcgattcctcttcgaagcaccaccggagtcacgattgcagccttcatcaaagagcacataatatgtatattcggtgttcctaaacacattgttactgataatggaactcctttcgccaataaacatgtgactgagctgctcgaggaatacggcatcaaacaagtcttctccataccatattatccccaaggaaacggacaagaggagagcaccaacaaaactttgatccgaattctcagtcggacaattcatgacaatcctcgaacgTGCCATGAACAGCTGcctatggctctatgggcttatcgaaccgcaccaaggagatcaataggaacttcgccatattccctcgtCTACGGATCAGACgtcatacttccagcagaaatcaaaattccttcagcaaggatcgcaacatccagtggagtacaatgggatgaggccgaagtaTCCAAGTCAAGAATCGCTGAACTAGACATGCTCGAGTCAAGGAGGGCTAAGGTTGAAAAATACAtagaaacctacaaacaaaggatctccagggCCTACagcaaaatggtaagacctcgaacatttcaagtaggagatctggtattaaagacagcaatgcacattcaacaagatatgccCGCTcacaagttctctccgaaatgggagggaccatatgtagtcatcaaggcagtatccagtggGTACTACGGGATCTTAGCTGtggatggaggagtggaagggaATATAATCAATAGAAAACggctcaaagcctattacgcCTGATTCATGAAAGcaattaccttttcatcatttcaagcattttcaaaaatgtaattttcattcctccaaagagcgtgcaaatgctcctttgttcattaaacatttcataaatgagcaaaattccttCATATCATGATCAATTATTCCACCTAACTAGAAGCTTAAACCTATtcaaaaacaacaatcataaatgctcactcagagcaaacaaTCCAACAATGGGTAATCTCTGTAAGTAACCATGtaaagcttcttctgaaaacttttggttttcgtCCTCAATTCCTGCACCGCCTTCTCAACCCGTGCCGACTCCAAAGCAAGCATTTTCTCCTCCTCTAGTAAAGCAGTGGTCagagaaatcgcatcagcagcctccACCTCCTTATGAATCTTGATTATCTTGAGCCGATGACGAAGCCATCCTACATTGAACCGCAATGTCTCGCAGTTCGAAATCATCTCATACCACATGTGCAAttcctgattcttgacatctcgcaggcgTATCTGGTCCATCTCCTCAATGATCGGTAACAGCCCTGCAACTGTAGTTAGGAGGGTTGGTAGAAAACCCTTCCATACCTCGGTCGTAGCAATATGTCCATATcttttccagatcttggtgtaaagAGGCGTGTGACACTTGGGGATGACGAATCCACCAACCACCTCATTGTCCGGGAAATTATTGATCATAGGAGCTTCAAACGATAGTCCAGTTGTTGGATATTCACGAGCGTGAACCCTGTGTTCAATCTCTACGGATTCTGTATAGTCTTCACCAACTCGGATGTTGATGtcttcaacctcaaccacggtcacagaatttccactccttctccttctGGCATCAACgacgacacgaacatccgcctgcGACGAAACTGAGAAGTATTTAATTTTACCGAAATTGAGCATAGTGGAACTGCAAGGGTTGTAAGGGTGCTTACAGATGATCCAACCTCTGCATAAGCCGACctgtaccgggcaggagctctaacagtccgcttgggcCTCGAATTATGAGACGAAGAATTCTTCTGtttatcctgcaacaaatcattttcTTATGATCAGATAATATCGATCAGACATAGACGAAAAAGgtatacaacttactgagatggaCGCTTCTATTTCACGTTTTGACTGAGGATCATCTCGAGAATAAATACTACTGCTCGACATAGCGATGACAAGGTATGATCGGaatttctctgcacgatgaaactgactcaggaatggagaAAATATTCACGTAGATGATAGACTCAAAGTCTCGAAGATATATATTACACACGGTGGATGTTTATCTTCTACGAACAGTCAGTTCAGTTACGGGCTTCGCGAAAACCCTAAGCTTCAAACGAGATCAATACTGAAgatgcggaggaaaataacacaccggGGACTGACAACGGCATAGTCAGAGAATGGCCACACAGCTCTCTACACGTCCCGTGTCTCTTAACCGTATTTTGGTACTTCTCACAAGACGGAAATCATCAAAAGAGAGTATGATGGATTCAGGCGCATGGACATTGGTCCGTTTCTTTCGATCAGAAGGAATcaacattaataaaatatttattgttcAGAAGAAATCCCTAGCTCTAAATCAAAGTCATCCAAATCATCAAAGAAATGTCTACTACGAAGGATAAagaacattcaaatgtttaaagAAGATAgaagtaaagctactcgtcagactcatccgaattgtcagattcGTCATCACTGTCCTTCTCATCATCCGATTCATCAGATTTGTTATCGCTATCTTCCTCTTCGTCGGAATCAGCATCAGGGATGAAGTCTGGACGAGCCTCAGGATCATCATCTGAGTCTGAgtcttcttctgcttcagcttCGGCTTCAATTTGCTTCATGGTCCTCCGAAACTCTCTTTCGTATCGGTCGGGCTTGATCTTGTGCTCTGTAAATACCCACGCAGTCTCCTCTTCAGAAACATCAGCATCAGAGTCAGAGGGTACCCCATCAAGGAATTGACGTCTCTCCTCAGCCGCTTGTACTCGGCGCCTGATTCGATCCCTTCTACGCTGACGATTCtcggcttcatcatcttcagcctTCCTCTTCTTAAGTTCAGTATAAGTGACCCTGCGATCATTCAAGGGTACGCTAGACTTCGCTCCCTCATCATGAGTTGTCTTATCTTTCGATTTGGCTACAGAAGctttggaatcctcatcagaGGAGCTGGAGGAGGAAAAGGAGTAATAATAATCGTAATTGTTGCCGCTGGAAGTTGacattttctgaaaccaggagcatAAAATTATCAACATGCAAGTGAAtccatctgcaaaaatggtaattcttaactcttacctctttacgattccactaacgacAGTGATAGTGGTAATCCAAGAGTTAAACACTTCAAAACTCGTTTGTTTCTTCGAAACCTGCAAAAGACGAACGAAActtagattttcataaaatcatgaacatttctactgcgtgaacattcaccatggaattatgaaaaactaaaacaatatctcatcataaataattgtttactttgaacattattcaaaaatcagttttgaaaatatatgtttacaaaacatgaaataataacTCACGCAAAAAAAAGTACACTCTTTTCCGTGAAAGCATGTCACGGTTTTGTATGCAAATATATTCTTCATGGACATACCatgattttatataaaaaaaactcttttccttcgtatcgtcgttcgtctttaaaacgaaggtttatttcaattttgtgagagctcacaccttataagataaagttttggtttacatgaaagctcataaacaaaattttatcactggacacaagttcatgtataaaaaaaaaattccttcgtaCTATCGTCATTCCCTAAAACGAAGGTTATTtcggtttcatgaaaattcactctttttatgataaaaccttggttcacatgaaagctcataaactaagttttatcactggacctaggtgtacatatattaaaaaaaaaatccctcctaAATCaggtattattattagttttcaaaactaacgatcaaacgaacatacgttttcaaaaacgagggtttttcaacaaaactcgCACTAATATATGCAcatatatgatttcaacatgatcacttcatgaaactcatataaaaatcagcaaaaaaaaatccACACCTGGTtggcgccggccggaagttggccggacggtggcGGCGCGGTCGGTGCTCCGACGTGAAAATTTTCTCCTCCTGCTGTTGGCGTGaaggtggtggagaggtgatgaaggtgctggtcgtgggaaaaaataataaaaaataaggaattaattcccttttatatcaaattttgtttccaaaaacctaattttacaaggatttccttattgagcCCGACCCACGAATCCTAAAAGACCAAGAtcccgtcgtccaaaccagcggttcaacaccaatttatgctcattaaacgatgatctatcatgccactgggatcttcattcaagtcatggtttgctcgtactatgaaaatccggtaacatcttaactCGCGACTAAgtgcaattacttatattgtttatgaccggaaaatcaccatttaatgctgactgaggaacacaactttcctcactaagcagaggacttaatgtagatggtggatttttgacaaaggctaaaattgtaaatccataattatacgaactcctgatccagcaatcagatgtgagtattgagacacgggtctctcatcgaatcctctaactgagaatattgtctctcagagtacatgcagatattgataggtgttgtaaaacacctaattttatatctagtatttatgctttctttgttattatccttgtgaattgcatctcttatgtttagttttgagttattaggtgcaatggggtccctgggagcaaaagaaggagaaaacgttcatttggagcgaaaatggCAAAAAGATCGATTCCCAAGCGACAATTGGGCAGGCTAATGTTGTGCAAGAAGGAGCGAAGGATGAACTATCGGTTTTGTAAGACTGACATGCTAAACAGTACATGGATAGCCCTTATCAGAGTTCTGGGTGCCTGTGGTACTTCTTATCATTACCACACCCTAGAATTCAGAAGAGAATTCATTTTCTCAATCATTCAGTCCCTAACTCAGATAGAGGAAATGGAGGCGCAGGAAGTGTGTCTGAAAGAGAGATGAAGAGAGGTTGTAGTTCTACGAGAAACAGATGGAGTTCgagttggaatttgattctaaAGAAGCTAGGAGGTGCAGTCGTTGGTTGAAGACAAGAAATTGGAGCTGCAAATAAAGGGGAATCTTATATTTGAAGAGTTACAGGAATTGAATGAAGATGGGTTGTTGTTGATTTTGGGTTTGATAGTGAACTGCAGCCGTAGATGGTTTTTATATATGTTGCAGTCAAGAACAAGATGAAGACGAATTACAGCTGCCATTGTTTATACCAgtgagaactagggtttgaagcTAGGTTCAATTTCAGAGATTGATTAAGGTGATTCTGTGGTGGATTTCagaaaagaaagagaatgaaaagaagttATTGCTTCTACAGATCGAGAGATTCAGGGGGAAGAAAATGGAAGAGCTTGAATGGATTTTAATGAGTTCTAAGGCTGAGAAGACCAAGGATCTGTTGCTGTTCAGATGGGGTTTGTGTGATGAATTTCTGAAGCTGAGCAATCAATAAATCATGGTTCACTGATGCCGAGAAGAACACAAGAACGAATAAGGGTTTTTGCTGTTGTGGATGATTGCAATTATGGTTTTGTTGGTAATGGTGATCAATTGCAGCTGAGTAGAATGCAAGAGGAAGCAGTGGGGTTGCTGTGAAACTGAAGGTGTTGTTTGCTGATGAAACAATGGATTTGGTAGTACTTGAGACTGATATCGCAATGGCAGTAATGAACCTGGTG harbors:
- the LOC113332938 gene encoding uncharacterized protein LOC113332938 gives rise to the protein MSTSSGNNYDYYYSFSSSSSSDEDSKASVAKSKDKTTHDEGAKSSVPLNDRRVTYTELKKRKAEDDEAENRQRRRDRIRRRVQAAEERRQFLDGVPSDSDADVSEEETAWVFTEHKIKPDRYEREFRRTMKQIEAEAEAEEDSDSDDDPEARPDFIPDADSDEEEDSDNKSDESDDEKDSDDESDNSDESDE